One segment of Bombus pascuorum chromosome 6, iyBomPasc1.1, whole genome shotgun sequence DNA contains the following:
- the LOC132907985 gene encoding uncharacterized protein LOC132907985 isoform X1 — protein sequence MLQCCGVGGGASTAPQAPQLQDTGSAVGITTSTKTTIMQDAVLESILEQMRETEARKADLERQHAEAQNQLHEKIAGRYQGPESVEALQSKIRELEKKTELQMVRHEELSLELTSLRRARSRGPMVGHSTVPTTWPPTGSEIDRIIAKIEQDNSASRMIHDLDHTRGSVTTQQPSVTQGILRSSSENLPNLCQHQHPPPHALNLGMPTQMSHYAGSPMPLTPMMPGCPPLTPNGPPYHYSEAIPPAPSLSTSQSQPVFQQKMQQYQQQQPTHTELQSSHSQSVLQAQQKQQTHTHYTSNQYQESYPHTQTYQQPLQQQQQQQPQHSASTTYLTSSSQSILPHYSQPTQTAQSFQLNGSQQATTYPSLSITSHPNGTYSTGASSFSTQLPHHNFSVPQTSIPQTTLSSLPPYSTSSFHSTLGALTSVPQTALSFSSVPSSFVTSGSTYSTVGTNAFGTSGVSSGTTSTGLLQAISDPLQAMQQLSAQSQVNQLQQQAIIQQIQQSLRASSPTAPATTGHHFLGSRQMPKIPSSILPNPLDRLTNDNIVTEGQVDMLDIPGKGRCYVYIARFTYEPFQHSPNENPEAELPVQGGDYLLVWGQPDEDGFLDAETLDGRRGLVPANFVQKLIGDDLLEFHQAVLGLRDVDDSASTNIPQVSNCYLQDIDLELAALEEGNRNRQAELSAYAELDNIAEEDEQEPPEVYLFSDLVPAPQHLTLERQLNKSVLIGWTAPENTHQLESYHVYVDGVLKVTVKATERTRALVEGVDSTRPHRISVRSVTHSRRTSRDAACTMVIGKDVALGPTAVKASNVTATSAVISWMPSNSNHQHVVCVNNVEVRTVKPGVYRHTITGLAPSTIYRVTVKAKNLRATHFEDQNTQAANNLACHVHFKTLPKGLPDPPVDIQVEAGPQDGTLLVTWQPVALNGSAVTGYAVYADGKKVTDVDSPTGDHALVDIHKLMGLNPKHITVRTKSRESQSGDSCATAIPCSVLRGGTATHLQHGSTHMQDQGQPQPSGTGQVDDPNRHRMGVVGQRYPSTPVPSHIRRHGNTRVDSHGQVIIETDENLSDKEIYPGQSMSQMGVPEITKDSASEANYSEEDDPSRRGRGMPLHHGSQHRYGSQMGQQGLPGTHRPGRMGGPAGRPQDPYYEHSTQGSQRGRTSSYRGRGMQAQGGASHPSSSAQQMNKRTRWFVALFDYDPKRMSPNPDACEEELPFSEGDTIKVYGEKDADGFYWGECHGRRGYVPYNMVEEIKDPNQPGQGQSGRRGRWGDIYASMPVKKMIALYDYDPHELSPNVDSQVELAFQTGNEIYVYGDLDDDGFYMGELNGVRGLVPSNFLTEAPDQPSQGQLPPGNRRPPGQSQGPGVRGPPPPPREPPTGHRRGKDACIVPVSVPVCHLDSRQQQQQQQPPSLMNNQQHQLQHQQNNPPHLAYQQANHHSYTTVTTSNQHGPTPMGAHQQGPVPPHLQQQGKGRGGAINRGSNVPGGMQGLGQQDYQQQNQPYQQQQQNPQNQNYQPQNQGYQQQGAGFGPQGQQFQQQQPQQQQQQQPNQPYSQQNQGSSMQGNQGTSKPMRGIPTVLPTPQAKAQPNTTQGQQQQPQQQQQQSTGPNLMQKFTEMAGASAGGDILSKGKELIFMKFGLGK from the exons ATGTTGCAGTGCTGTGGTGTTGGAGGTGGCGCTTCCACGGCACCTCAGGCTCCGCAGCTGCAGGATACCGGATCTGCTGTCGGGATTACCACCTCCACGAAAACCACCATCATGCAGGACGCAGTTCTTGAATCCATCCTCGAG CAAATGCGTGAAACGGAAGCTCGAAAAGCGGATCTGGAGCGCCAACATGCAGAGGCACAGAATCAGCTACACGAAAAGATAGCAGGACGATATCAAGGCCCGGAATCGGTTGAAGCATTGCAATCAAAGATAAGGGAACTTGAAAAGAAGACGGAGTTACAGATGGTCAGGCACGAAGAATTGTCCTTGGAATTAACAAGCCTGAGACGTGCACGAAGCAGAGGACCTATGGTGGGTCACTCGACGGTCCCGACTACTTGGCCTCCGACTGGTTCTGAAATTGACAGAATAATAGCAAAGATAGAACAAGATAATAG TGCTAGTAGAATGATACACGATTTGGATCATACTCGAGGATCCGTTACTACGCAACAACCCTCAGTTACACAGGGTATTTTGCGATCTAGCTCGGAAAACCTTCCTAATCTCTGTCAACATCAGCATCCACCTCCACATGCTTTGAACCTAGGAATGCCAACACAGATGAGCCAC TATGCAGGTTCACCTATGCCCTTAACGCCAATGATGCCAGGCTGTCCACCACTGACTCCGAACGGACCGCCGTATCACTACAGCGAAGCAATTCCACCAGCACCGTCGCTCTCCACTAGTCAATCGCAACCTGTTTTTCAACAAAAGATGCAACAGTATCAACAACAGCAACCGACACATACCGAGTTACAGAGCTCTCATTCTCAAAGTGTTCTGCAGGCACAGCAGAAGCAACAAACGCACACCCATTATACGAGTAATCAGTATCAGGAGAGTTATCCGCATACGCAAACCTATCAGCAGCCGCtccagcagcaacaacaacaacagccaCAACATTCGGCCTCTACAACGTACCTGACGTCATCGAGCCAAAGCATATTACCTCATTACTCCCAGCCCACACAGACCGCCCAAAGTTTTCAATTGAATGGAAGTCAGCAG GCAACGACATATCCAAGTTTGTCCATTACGTCGCATCCAAACGGAACCTATAGTACAGGAGCGAGTAGCTTTAGTACTCAACTACCGCATCACAACTTTTCCGTTCCACAGACAAGTATCCCACAAACTACGTTATCCTCGTTGCCACCCTATTCGACATCCTCCTTTCACTCTACTTTGGGTGCGCTTACCAGTGTACCTCAAACCGCTCTTTCCTTTTCGAGCGTACCGAGCAGTTTCGTCACTAGCGGATCGACCTATTCCACCGTCGGGACCAATGCTTTTGGCACGTCAGGCGTAAGCTCAG GAACCACATCGACAGGCTTATTACAAGCGATAAGCGATCCTCTTCAAGCGATGCAGCAACTTTCTGCTCAGTCTCAAGTCAATCAACTTCAACAGCAAGCTATCATCCAGCAGATTCAGCAAAGTTTACGCGCCAGTTCGCCGACAGCGCCTGCTACGACGGGTCATCATTTCCTTGGTTCAAGACAGATGCCAAAGATACCCAGTAGTATACTTCCTAATCCATTGGATCGACTGACCAATGACAATATTGTAACAGAGGGTCAAGTGGACATGCTGGATATACCCGGCAAAGGCAGATGTTACGTCTATATTGCTCGTTTTACATACGAGCCATTTCAACACTCGCCAAACGAAAATCCAGAAGCGGAGTTGCCTGTTCAGGGAGGCGATTATCTTCTTGTTTGGGGACAACCGGACGAAGATGGTTTTCTCGATGCAGAAACTCTTGACGGTAGACGCGGTCTCGTTCCAGCTAATTTCGTCCAAAAATTAATCGGCGATGACCTATTAGAATTTCATCAAGCCGTTCTTGGCCTCAGAGACGTTGATGATTCTGCTTCGACTAATATTCCCCAAGTGAGCAAT tGTTATCTCCAGGATATTGATCTGGAGTTAGCGGCTTTAGAAGAAGGAAATCGAAATCGACAAGCTGAACTATCTGCTTACGCGGAGCTTGATAATATAGCGGAAGAAGACGAACAAGAGCCACCAG AAGTCTACCTGTTTTCGGACCTAGTTCCGGCGCCGCAGCACCTCACACTCGAGCGGCAATTGAACAAGAGCGTCTTAATTGGTTGGACGGCACCAGAAAATACTCATCAGTTGGAGTCCTATCACGTCTACGTGGACGGAGTGTTGAAGGTTACTGTGAAAGCAACTGAGAGGACCAGAGCATTGGTCGAGGGGGTTGATTCCACCAGG CCACACAGGATAAGCGTGCGATCAGTGACGCATTCACGAAGAACGTCTCGTGATGCCGCTTGCACAATGGTGATCGGTAAGGATGTAGCCTTGGGTCCAACTGCTGTCAAGGCGTCGAACGTAACCGCCACCAGTGCTGTCATATCGTGGATGCCGAGCAATAGTAATCATCAACACGTGGTTTGCGTGAATAACGTCGAAGTTAGGACGGTGAAGCCTGGTGTTTACAGACACACAATTACTGGTTTAGCACCCTCGACGATCTATAGGGTGACTGTTAAAGCGAAGAACCTGAGAGCGACGCACTTCGAGGACCAAAACACTCAAGCGGCAAACAATTTAGCATGTCACGTCCATTTCAAAACGTTGCCCAAAGGATTACCTGATCCTCCGGTCGATATCCAG GTGGAGGCTGGACCGCAGGACGGCACTTTGCTAGTGACCTGGCAGCCTGTTGCCCTAAACGGTTCGGCCGTCACCGGTTACGCGGTGTATGCCGATGGAAAAAAGGTCACCGACGTAGACAGCCCCACTGGTGACCACGCTCTGGTGGACATACATAAGCTTATGGGCTTGAACCCAAAGCACATCACAGTTAGGACAAAAAGCAGGGAAAGTCAATCGGGCGATAGCTGTGCTACTGCCATTCCTTGTAGCGTTCTTCGTGGCGGGACCGCGACTCATTTGCAACATGGATCTACGCACATGCAAGATCAAGGACAACCTCAGCCTTCCGGCACCGGGCAAGTGGACGACCCGAATAGACATCGTATGGGAGTTGTAGGTCAGAGATATCCATCGACTCCTGTACCATCTCACATAAGGCGACACGGCAATACTAGGGTTGACTCTCACGGCCAAGTTATCATCGAGACTGACGAAAATCTATccgataaagaaatttatccTGGACAGAGCATGTCCCAGATGG GAGTTCCAGAGATCACCAAAGATTCGGCAAGCGAAGCGAATTACAGCGAGGAAGATGATCCGTCACGCAGAGGTAGAGGAATGCCGTTGCATCATGGCAGCCAACATCGATACGGATCACAAATGGGACAGCAAGGACTTCCTGGGACACATCGACCCGGGAGAATGGGTGGTCCTGCTGGTAGACCTCAAGATCCTTACTATGAACACTCGACACAAG GAAGTCAGAGAGGTAGGACTTCTAGTTACCGTGGACGGGGAATGCAAGCTCAAGGTGGTGCCAGTCATCCATCGAGCAGTGCACAACAAATGAACAAGAGAACACGCTGGTTCGTTGCTCTATTCGATTATGACCCGAAAAGAATGTCACCCAATCCAGACGCATGCGAAGAAGAATTGCCATTCTCTGAAGGCGATACGATTAAG GTGTACGGTGAAAAAGACGCGGATGGATTTTATTGGGGAGAATGTCATGGTAGACGAGGATACGTTCCTTACAACATGGtcgaagaaattaaagatcCGAACCAGCCAGGACAGGGACAGTCAGGAAGGAGAGGAAGATGGGGAGATATCTACGCTAGCATGCCTGTAAAGAAAATGATAGCACTATACGATTATGACCCTCACGAATTATCTCCCAATGTCGATTCC CAAGTGGAACTGGCATTTCAAactggaaatgaaatttatgtctATGGTGATTTGGACGATGATGGATTTTATATGGGTGAATTAAATGGTGTGCGTGGCCTAGTACCGAGCAATTTCCTCACTGAAGCGCCTGATCAGCCGTCACAAGGACAACTTCCTCCAGGAAACAGAAGACCTCCTGGTCAAAGTCAAGGACCCGGAGTAAGAGGACCGCCTCCTCCGCCTCGAGAACCTCCTACTGGTCATCGACGAGGCAAAG ATGCCTGCATTGTGCCTGTGTCTGTCCCTGTCTGTCACTTAGACTCtagacaacaacaacaacaacaacaaccacCATCACTAATGAACAACCAACAACATCAACTCCAACATCAACAAAACAATCCACCGCATCTAGCGTACCAACAAGCGAATCACCACAGCTACACGACTGTAACCACGTCCAATCAACATGGGCCCACACCTATGGGTGCCCATCAGCAAGGCCCCGTACCACCCCACCTTCAACAGCAG GGGAAGGGGAGGGGAGGCGCGATCAATCGTGGTAGTAATGTGCCAGGAGGTATGCAGGGCCTTGGTCAGCAAGATTATCAGCAACAGAATCAACCGTACCAACAGCAACAGCAAAATCCTCAGAACCAAAACTATCAACCACAGAATCAAGGTTATCAACAGCAGGGTGCAGGATTCGGTCCCCAAGGCCAACAATTCCAGCAGCAACAGCctcagcagcagcaacagcagcaaccGAATCAGCCGTATTCGCAACAGAACCAAGGTTCCTCTATGCAAGGCAATCAGGGCACGAGTAAGCCGATGAGAGGAATACCAACGGTGTTACCGACGCCTCAAGCGAAGGCGCAACCGAATACTACTCAAGGCCAACAACAGCAACcacagcagcaacagcagcagagTACAGGGCCGAATCTGATGCAAAAATTCACGGAGATGGCCGGTGCGAGCGCTGGCGGCGATATCCTGTCGAAAGGGAAAGAACTGATTTTCATGAAGTTCGGACTAGGCAAGTGA
- the LOC132907985 gene encoding uncharacterized protein LOC132907985 isoform X5, which translates to MQDAVLESILEQMRETEARKADLERQHAEAQNQLHEKIAGRYQGPESVEALQSKIRELEKKTELQMVRHEELSLELTSLRRARSRGPMVGHSTVPTTWPPTGSEIDRIIAKIEQDNSASRMIHDLDHTRGSVTTQQPSVTQGILRSSSENLPNLCQHQHPPPHALNLGMPTQMSHYAGSPMPLTPMMPGCPPLTPNGPPYHYSEAIPPAPSLSTSQSQPVFQQKMQQYQQQQPTHTELQSSHSQSVLQAQQKQQTHTHYTSNQYQESYPHTQTYQQPLQQQQQQQPQHSASTTYLTSSSQSILPHYSQPTQTAQSFQLNGSQQATTYPSLSITSHPNGTYSTGASSFSTQLPHHNFSVPQTSIPQTTLSSLPPYSTSSFHSTLGALTSVPQTALSFSSVPSSFVTSGSTYSTVGTNAFGTSGVSSGTTSTGLLQAISDPLQAMQQLSAQSQVNQLQQQAIIQQIQQSLRASSPTAPATTGHHFLGSRQMPKIPSSILPNPLDRLTNDNIVTEGQVDMLDIPGKGRCYVYIARFTYEPFQHSPNENPEAELPVQGGDYLLVWGQPDEDGFLDAETLDGRRGLVPANFVQKLIGDDLLEFHQAVLGLRDVDDSASTNIPQVSNCYLQDIDLELAALEEGNRNRQAELSAYAELDNIAEEDEQEPPEVYLFSDLVPAPQHLTLERQLNKSVLIGWTAPENTHQLESYHVYVDGVLKVTVKATERTRALVEGVDSTRPHRISVRSVTHSRRTSRDAACTMVIGKDVALGPTAVKASNVTATSAVISWMPSNSNHQHVVCVNNVEVRTVKPGVYRHTITGLAPSTIYRVTVKAKNLRATHFEDQNTQAANNLACHVHFKTLPKGLPDPPVDIQVEAGPQDGTLLVTWQPVALNGSAVTGYAVYADGKKVTDVDSPTGDHALVDIHKLMGLNPKHITVRTKSRESQSGDSCATAIPCSVLRGGTATHLQHGSTHMQDQGQPQPSGTGQVDDPNRHRMGVVGQRYPSTPVPSHIRRHGNTRVDSHGQVIIETDENLSDKEIYPGQSMSQMGVPEITKDSASEANYSEEDDPSRRGRGMPLHHGSQHRYGSQMGQQGLPGTHRPGRMGGPAGRPQDPYYEHSTQGSQRGRTSSYRGRGMQAQGGASHPSSSAQQMNKRTRWFVALFDYDPKRMSPNPDACEEELPFSEGDTIKVYGEKDADGFYWGECHGRRGYVPYNMVEEIKDPNQPGQGQSGRRGRWGDIYASMPVKKMIALYDYDPHELSPNVDSQVELAFQTGNEIYVYGDLDDDGFYMGELNGVRGLVPSNFLTEAPDQPSQGQLPPGNRRPPGQSQGPGVRGPPPPPREPPTGHRRGKDACIVPVSVPVCHLDSRQQQQQQQPPSLMNNQQHQLQHQQNNPPHLAYQQANHHSYTTVTTSNQHGPTPMGAHQQGPVPPHLQQQGKGRGGAINRGSNVPGGMQGLGQQDYQQQNQPYQQQQQNPQNQNYQPQNQGYQQQGAGFGPQGQQFQQQQPQQQQQQQPNQPYSQQNQGSSMQGNQGTSKPMRGIPTVLPTPQAKAQPNTTQGQQQQPQQQQQQSTGPNLMQKFTEMAGASAGGDILSKGKELIFMKFGLGK; encoded by the exons ATGCAGGACGCAGTTCTTGAATCCATCCTCGAG CAAATGCGTGAAACGGAAGCTCGAAAAGCGGATCTGGAGCGCCAACATGCAGAGGCACAGAATCAGCTACACGAAAAGATAGCAGGACGATATCAAGGCCCGGAATCGGTTGAAGCATTGCAATCAAAGATAAGGGAACTTGAAAAGAAGACGGAGTTACAGATGGTCAGGCACGAAGAATTGTCCTTGGAATTAACAAGCCTGAGACGTGCACGAAGCAGAGGACCTATGGTGGGTCACTCGACGGTCCCGACTACTTGGCCTCCGACTGGTTCTGAAATTGACAGAATAATAGCAAAGATAGAACAAGATAATAG TGCTAGTAGAATGATACACGATTTGGATCATACTCGAGGATCCGTTACTACGCAACAACCCTCAGTTACACAGGGTATTTTGCGATCTAGCTCGGAAAACCTTCCTAATCTCTGTCAACATCAGCATCCACCTCCACATGCTTTGAACCTAGGAATGCCAACACAGATGAGCCAC TATGCAGGTTCACCTATGCCCTTAACGCCAATGATGCCAGGCTGTCCACCACTGACTCCGAACGGACCGCCGTATCACTACAGCGAAGCAATTCCACCAGCACCGTCGCTCTCCACTAGTCAATCGCAACCTGTTTTTCAACAAAAGATGCAACAGTATCAACAACAGCAACCGACACATACCGAGTTACAGAGCTCTCATTCTCAAAGTGTTCTGCAGGCACAGCAGAAGCAACAAACGCACACCCATTATACGAGTAATCAGTATCAGGAGAGTTATCCGCATACGCAAACCTATCAGCAGCCGCtccagcagcaacaacaacaacagccaCAACATTCGGCCTCTACAACGTACCTGACGTCATCGAGCCAAAGCATATTACCTCATTACTCCCAGCCCACACAGACCGCCCAAAGTTTTCAATTGAATGGAAGTCAGCAG GCAACGACATATCCAAGTTTGTCCATTACGTCGCATCCAAACGGAACCTATAGTACAGGAGCGAGTAGCTTTAGTACTCAACTACCGCATCACAACTTTTCCGTTCCACAGACAAGTATCCCACAAACTACGTTATCCTCGTTGCCACCCTATTCGACATCCTCCTTTCACTCTACTTTGGGTGCGCTTACCAGTGTACCTCAAACCGCTCTTTCCTTTTCGAGCGTACCGAGCAGTTTCGTCACTAGCGGATCGACCTATTCCACCGTCGGGACCAATGCTTTTGGCACGTCAGGCGTAAGCTCAG GAACCACATCGACAGGCTTATTACAAGCGATAAGCGATCCTCTTCAAGCGATGCAGCAACTTTCTGCTCAGTCTCAAGTCAATCAACTTCAACAGCAAGCTATCATCCAGCAGATTCAGCAAAGTTTACGCGCCAGTTCGCCGACAGCGCCTGCTACGACGGGTCATCATTTCCTTGGTTCAAGACAGATGCCAAAGATACCCAGTAGTATACTTCCTAATCCATTGGATCGACTGACCAATGACAATATTGTAACAGAGGGTCAAGTGGACATGCTGGATATACCCGGCAAAGGCAGATGTTACGTCTATATTGCTCGTTTTACATACGAGCCATTTCAACACTCGCCAAACGAAAATCCAGAAGCGGAGTTGCCTGTTCAGGGAGGCGATTATCTTCTTGTTTGGGGACAACCGGACGAAGATGGTTTTCTCGATGCAGAAACTCTTGACGGTAGACGCGGTCTCGTTCCAGCTAATTTCGTCCAAAAATTAATCGGCGATGACCTATTAGAATTTCATCAAGCCGTTCTTGGCCTCAGAGACGTTGATGATTCTGCTTCGACTAATATTCCCCAAGTGAGCAAT tGTTATCTCCAGGATATTGATCTGGAGTTAGCGGCTTTAGAAGAAGGAAATCGAAATCGACAAGCTGAACTATCTGCTTACGCGGAGCTTGATAATATAGCGGAAGAAGACGAACAAGAGCCACCAG AAGTCTACCTGTTTTCGGACCTAGTTCCGGCGCCGCAGCACCTCACACTCGAGCGGCAATTGAACAAGAGCGTCTTAATTGGTTGGACGGCACCAGAAAATACTCATCAGTTGGAGTCCTATCACGTCTACGTGGACGGAGTGTTGAAGGTTACTGTGAAAGCAACTGAGAGGACCAGAGCATTGGTCGAGGGGGTTGATTCCACCAGG CCACACAGGATAAGCGTGCGATCAGTGACGCATTCACGAAGAACGTCTCGTGATGCCGCTTGCACAATGGTGATCGGTAAGGATGTAGCCTTGGGTCCAACTGCTGTCAAGGCGTCGAACGTAACCGCCACCAGTGCTGTCATATCGTGGATGCCGAGCAATAGTAATCATCAACACGTGGTTTGCGTGAATAACGTCGAAGTTAGGACGGTGAAGCCTGGTGTTTACAGACACACAATTACTGGTTTAGCACCCTCGACGATCTATAGGGTGACTGTTAAAGCGAAGAACCTGAGAGCGACGCACTTCGAGGACCAAAACACTCAAGCGGCAAACAATTTAGCATGTCACGTCCATTTCAAAACGTTGCCCAAAGGATTACCTGATCCTCCGGTCGATATCCAG GTGGAGGCTGGACCGCAGGACGGCACTTTGCTAGTGACCTGGCAGCCTGTTGCCCTAAACGGTTCGGCCGTCACCGGTTACGCGGTGTATGCCGATGGAAAAAAGGTCACCGACGTAGACAGCCCCACTGGTGACCACGCTCTGGTGGACATACATAAGCTTATGGGCTTGAACCCAAAGCACATCACAGTTAGGACAAAAAGCAGGGAAAGTCAATCGGGCGATAGCTGTGCTACTGCCATTCCTTGTAGCGTTCTTCGTGGCGGGACCGCGACTCATTTGCAACATGGATCTACGCACATGCAAGATCAAGGACAACCTCAGCCTTCCGGCACCGGGCAAGTGGACGACCCGAATAGACATCGTATGGGAGTTGTAGGTCAGAGATATCCATCGACTCCTGTACCATCTCACATAAGGCGACACGGCAATACTAGGGTTGACTCTCACGGCCAAGTTATCATCGAGACTGACGAAAATCTATccgataaagaaatttatccTGGACAGAGCATGTCCCAGATGG GAGTTCCAGAGATCACCAAAGATTCGGCAAGCGAAGCGAATTACAGCGAGGAAGATGATCCGTCACGCAGAGGTAGAGGAATGCCGTTGCATCATGGCAGCCAACATCGATACGGATCACAAATGGGACAGCAAGGACTTCCTGGGACACATCGACCCGGGAGAATGGGTGGTCCTGCTGGTAGACCTCAAGATCCTTACTATGAACACTCGACACAAG GAAGTCAGAGAGGTAGGACTTCTAGTTACCGTGGACGGGGAATGCAAGCTCAAGGTGGTGCCAGTCATCCATCGAGCAGTGCACAACAAATGAACAAGAGAACACGCTGGTTCGTTGCTCTATTCGATTATGACCCGAAAAGAATGTCACCCAATCCAGACGCATGCGAAGAAGAATTGCCATTCTCTGAAGGCGATACGATTAAG GTGTACGGTGAAAAAGACGCGGATGGATTTTATTGGGGAGAATGTCATGGTAGACGAGGATACGTTCCTTACAACATGGtcgaagaaattaaagatcCGAACCAGCCAGGACAGGGACAGTCAGGAAGGAGAGGAAGATGGGGAGATATCTACGCTAGCATGCCTGTAAAGAAAATGATAGCACTATACGATTATGACCCTCACGAATTATCTCCCAATGTCGATTCC CAAGTGGAACTGGCATTTCAAactggaaatgaaatttatgtctATGGTGATTTGGACGATGATGGATTTTATATGGGTGAATTAAATGGTGTGCGTGGCCTAGTACCGAGCAATTTCCTCACTGAAGCGCCTGATCAGCCGTCACAAGGACAACTTCCTCCAGGAAACAGAAGACCTCCTGGTCAAAGTCAAGGACCCGGAGTAAGAGGACCGCCTCCTCCGCCTCGAGAACCTCCTACTGGTCATCGACGAGGCAAAG ATGCCTGCATTGTGCCTGTGTCTGTCCCTGTCTGTCACTTAGACTCtagacaacaacaacaacaacaacaaccacCATCACTAATGAACAACCAACAACATCAACTCCAACATCAACAAAACAATCCACCGCATCTAGCGTACCAACAAGCGAATCACCACAGCTACACGACTGTAACCACGTCCAATCAACATGGGCCCACACCTATGGGTGCCCATCAGCAAGGCCCCGTACCACCCCACCTTCAACAGCAG GGGAAGGGGAGGGGAGGCGCGATCAATCGTGGTAGTAATGTGCCAGGAGGTATGCAGGGCCTTGGTCAGCAAGATTATCAGCAACAGAATCAACCGTACCAACAGCAACAGCAAAATCCTCAGAACCAAAACTATCAACCACAGAATCAAGGTTATCAACAGCAGGGTGCAGGATTCGGTCCCCAAGGCCAACAATTCCAGCAGCAACAGCctcagcagcagcaacagcagcaaccGAATCAGCCGTATTCGCAACAGAACCAAGGTTCCTCTATGCAAGGCAATCAGGGCACGAGTAAGCCGATGAGAGGAATACCAACGGTGTTACCGACGCCTCAAGCGAAGGCGCAACCGAATACTACTCAAGGCCAACAACAGCAACcacagcagcaacagcagcagagTACAGGGCCGAATCTGATGCAAAAATTCACGGAGATGGCCGGTGCGAGCGCTGGCGGCGATATCCTGTCGAAAGGGAAAGAACTGATTTTCATGAAGTTCGGACTAGGCAAGTGA